Proteins from one Arsenophonus apicola genomic window:
- the ansB gene encoding L-asparaginase 2, with amino-acid sequence MKKLNISLLAGAMLLTNSAVSALPSITVLATGGTIAGDGDSATQSQYTAGKVSINALINAVPEIKKIAHLNGEQIVNMGSQDMNDQVWLTLAKKINADCDKTAGFIITHGTDTLEETAYFLDLTTHCHKPIVMVGAMKPATALGTDGPLNLYNAVIVATDKEAGKRGVLLAMDDKVISGRNVVKMNTNFVEAFEAVNAGPEGFIYNGKVHYLGAAQPRADKAIFDISQLDKLPKVGIVYNYSNASALPAKSFIYHGYQGIVSAGVGNGNMYNKIFTVLADAVKQGIGVVRASRVPTGFITRDAEVDDSKYGFVAAERLNPQKARVLLQLALTQTDDPIKIQAMFDKY; translated from the coding sequence ATGAAGAAGTTAAATATTTCTTTATTAGCTGGCGCTATGTTGTTAACTAACAGTGCAGTTTCTGCCTTACCAAGCATTACGGTACTGGCGACGGGAGGTACCATTGCTGGTGACGGTGATTCAGCAACGCAATCCCAATATACAGCCGGTAAAGTTAGTATTAATGCATTAATTAATGCGGTACCTGAAATAAAGAAAATTGCCCATCTTAATGGTGAACAAATTGTTAATATGGGTTCACAAGATATGAATGATCAGGTATGGCTGACTTTGGCAAAGAAAATTAATGCTGATTGTGACAAAACAGCAGGTTTTATTATTACCCATGGCACTGATACACTGGAGGAAACCGCTTATTTTTTAGATTTAACCACTCATTGTCATAAACCTATTGTAATGGTTGGAGCGATGAAGCCGGCCACAGCATTAGGGACTGATGGGCCGTTAAATCTCTATAACGCGGTTATTGTTGCCACTGACAAAGAGGCAGGCAAACGAGGAGTTTTATTAGCCATGGACGATAAAGTGATTAGCGGTCGTAATGTGGTTAAAATGAATACCAACTTTGTTGAAGCATTCGAAGCGGTTAATGCGGGCCCGGAAGGTTTTATCTACAATGGCAAGGTGCACTATTTAGGCGCGGCGCAACCAAGAGCAGATAAGGCTATTTTTGATATTAGTCAGTTAGATAAATTACCTAAAGTTGGCATTGTTTATAATTATTCAAATGCATCGGCACTGCCAGCCAAGTCATTTATCTATCATGGCTATCAAGGCATTGTCAGTGCGGGGGTGGGTAACGGTAACATGTATAATAAGATTTTTACTGTTCTGGCTGATGCAGTAAAACAGGGAATAGGAGTGGTTCGCGCGAGTCGTGTGCCGACCGGTTTTATAACGCGTGATGCAGAAGTTGATGATAGTAAATATGGATTTGTCGCGGCTGAACGTTTGAATCCACAGAAGGCGCGGGTTTTACTCCAATTAGCCTTGACCCAAACCGATGATCCAATAAAAATTCAAGCGATGTTTGATAAGTATTAA
- the ycaO gene encoding 30S ribosomal protein S12 methylthiotransferase accessory factor YcaO produces MSQTFIPGKDAALEDSINTFQQQLKKLGFHIEEASWLNPVPNVWSVHIRDKDCPLCFTNGKGASKKAALASALGEYFERLATNYFFADFYLGAKIASGKFVHYPNEKWFALTPDDHLPDGILDEKLRTFYDPDNSLSASMLIDLQSSNKQRGICSLPFIRQSDQQIVYIPMNIIGNLYVSNGMSAGNTQHEARVQALSEIFERHIKNRIIAERISLPVIPEPVMQRYPGVVEAIAKLAEEGFLIFCFDASLGGKYPVICVVLFNPNNGTCFASFGAHPDFGIALERTVTELLQGRSLKDLDVFNMPTFDDDEVAEHTNLETHFIDSSGLISWDLFKQDADYPFVDWNFKGTTSEEFATLMAIFNQMKAEVYIADYQHLGVYVCRIIVPGISDIYSVDDLHIANNAMAIDLRDTIMSLADSQWPKEDYLRLLARLDDEGFDDFTRIRELLGIAVGSGNGWSHLRIGELKSMLALAGGDFAQALLWVEWTLEFNSSLFTAERANYYRCLQTLLQLTQQAERQPDQYYEAFNKMYGQQAVTAASSAIAGENCFYGLWSIDSELKTLPTHQALLNVYHKLQTAKQAHFS; encoded by the coding sequence ATGAGCCAAACTTTTATTCCTGGCAAAGATGCCGCATTAGAAGATTCTATTAACACTTTTCAACAACAACTTAAAAAACTCGGTTTTCATATTGAAGAAGCTTCGTGGTTAAACCCAGTGCCGAATGTTTGGTCAGTTCATATCCGCGATAAAGACTGCCCTTTATGTTTTACTAACGGTAAAGGCGCCAGCAAAAAAGCGGCCTTAGCCTCTGCATTGGGCGAATATTTTGAACGTTTAGCCACCAACTACTTTTTCGCTGATTTTTATCTGGGCGCTAAAATTGCTAGTGGCAAGTTTGTCCACTATCCCAATGAAAAGTGGTTTGCATTAACGCCTGACGATCATTTACCTGATGGGATTTTGGACGAAAAATTACGTACTTTTTACGATCCTGATAATAGTCTGTCTGCTAGCATGCTGATTGATTTACAATCAAGTAATAAACAACGCGGGATTTGTTCATTACCTTTTATCCGCCAATCTGATCAGCAAATTGTTTACATTCCGATGAATATTATTGGTAATCTGTATGTATCGAATGGCATGTCAGCCGGTAATACACAACATGAAGCGCGAGTTCAGGCCTTGTCAGAGATCTTTGAGCGTCATATCAAAAATCGTATTATTGCTGAGCGAATTAGTTTGCCTGTTATTCCTGAGCCTGTTATGCAGCGCTATCCTGGCGTTGTTGAGGCAATCGCTAAATTAGCAGAAGAAGGTTTTCTTATTTTCTGTTTTGATGCTTCTCTCGGTGGCAAATACCCGGTTATCTGTGTGGTACTTTTCAATCCCAATAATGGCACTTGTTTTGCTTCTTTTGGTGCCCATCCTGATTTTGGTATCGCCCTCGAACGAACAGTCACCGAATTACTGCAAGGCCGCAGTTTAAAAGATTTGGATGTGTTCAATATGCCAACATTCGATGATGATGAAGTTGCAGAGCATACGAATCTAGAGACCCATTTTATTGATTCCAGCGGTTTAATTAGTTGGGATCTCTTTAAGCAGGATGCCGATTATCCTTTTGTCGATTGGAACTTCAAAGGCACGACCAGCGAAGAATTTGCTACGTTGATGGCGATTTTCAATCAGATGAAGGCGGAAGTTTATATTGCCGATTATCAACATCTAGGTGTCTATGTCTGCCGTATAATTGTGCCGGGGATCTCAGATATTTATTCCGTTGACGATCTGCATATAGCCAATAACGCCATGGCGATAGATTTACGCGATACCATTATGTCGCTAGCCGATAGTCAATGGCCAAAAGAGGACTATCTGCGATTGTTAGCGCGGCTTGATGATGAAGGTTTTGATGATTTTACTCGCATCCGTGAATTATTAGGCATTGCGGTCGGTAGCGGCAATGGTTGGAGTCACCTGCGGATCGGTGAATTAAAATCGATGCTAGCGCTAGCCGGTGGTGATTTTGCCCAAGCACTGCTGTGGGTTGAATGGACGCTAGAGTTTAATTCTTCGCTATTTACTGCTGAACGAGCCAATTATTATCGTTGTCTACAAACATTACTGCAATTAACGCAACAAGCTGAGCGTCAGCCTGATCAATACTATGAAGCTTTCAATAAAATGTATGGCCAACAAGCGGTTACTGCCGCATCAAGTGCCATTGCTGGCGAAAATTGTTTTTATGGCCTATGGTCAATTGATTCTGAGTTAAAAACGCTACCGACTCATCAAGCGTTACTCAATGTTTATCATAAACTGCAAACCGCTAAACAAGCTCATTTTAGTTAA
- the focA gene encoding formate transporter FocA translates to MKANNLSNLLSPAAMAQLADNTGAYKVNKHPRITYLSAITAGIFISIAFVFYITVTTGIATVPFGLAKLAGDLCFSLGLMLVIVCGADLFTSTVLTIVAKATGKVSWKQMFINWFNVYIGNLIGALFFVALIWFAGQYMVANGQWGLNVLQTATHKLDHTFLEAICLGILANLMVCLGVWMSYSGRSLLDKIFVLILPIGMFVASGFEHSIANMFMIPLGIVIKNFASPDFWLMTGVNENQFSHLIVANFITDNLIPVTIGNIIGGALLVGMTYWLIYLRDGCQH, encoded by the coding sequence ATGAAAGCTAACAACTTGTCCAATTTATTATCACCAGCTGCAATGGCGCAACTTGCGGATAATACCGGGGCATATAAAGTTAACAAGCATCCTCGAATTACTTATTTATCTGCTATTACGGCGGGTATCTTTATTTCAATTGCTTTTGTTTTTTATATTACTGTCACCACAGGCATTGCAACCGTTCCTTTCGGACTGGCTAAACTTGCAGGTGACCTGTGTTTTTCATTAGGACTTATGCTGGTGATTGTCTGTGGGGCTGATCTTTTCACTTCTACAGTATTAACCATTGTGGCCAAAGCAACCGGTAAAGTCTCCTGGAAACAGATGTTTATTAATTGGTTTAATGTTTATATTGGCAACCTTATTGGTGCCCTGTTCTTCGTTGCATTAATCTGGTTTGCCGGACAATATATGGTGGCCAATGGCCAATGGGGGCTTAATGTTTTACAAACGGCGACCCATAAACTTGATCACACTTTTCTCGAAGCCATTTGCTTAGGTATTTTAGCCAATTTAATGGTTTGCTTGGGTGTCTGGATGAGTTATTCAGGCCGTAGCTTGCTAGATAAAATTTTTGTATTAATTTTACCAATAGGCATGTTTGTTGCCAGTGGTTTTGAACATAGCATTGCCAACATGTTTATGATCCCGTTAGGCATCGTGATCAAAAATTTTGCATCACCGGACTTCTGGCTGATGACCGGAGTAAATGAAAACCAGTTTTCTCATTTAATTGTGGCCAATTTTATTACAGATAATCTTATACCTGTCACTATTGGTAATATCATCGGCGGCGCTTTGTTAGTCGGTATGACATATTGGTTAATATATTTACGCGATGGCTGTCAACATTGA
- the pflB gene encoding formate C-acetyltransferase, whose amino-acid sequence MSKLNEKFSAAWQGFTQGNWQKDVDVRDFIQTNYTPYEGDESFLAGATKATDSLWEKVMQGIKIENRTHAPVDFDTDVAATITSHDAGYIEKELEQIVGLQTDAPLKRALIPFGGIKMVEGSCKAYNRELDPALKKIFTEYRKTHNQGVFDVYTPDIMKCRKSGILTGLPDAYGRGRIIGDYRRVALYGIDFLRDDKLAQFNSLQSKLEQGEELEMTIQLREEIAEQHRALGQMKEMAAKYGYDISGPATNAKEAVQWTYFAYLAAVKSQNGAAMSFGRVSTFLDIYIERDLKAGHLTEQQAQELIDHLVMKLRMVRFLRTPEYDELFSGDPIWATESLAGMGVDGRTLVTKNTYRFLNTLYTMGPSPEPNMTILWSEKLPLNFKKFAAKVSIDTSSIQNENDDLMRSDFDNDDYAIACCVSPMIVGKQMQFFGARANLAKTLLYTINGGIDEKSKLQVGPKMPAISDDVLNFDVVMDRMDHFMDWLATQYVTALNIIHYMHDKYSYEAALMALHDRDVYRTMACGIAGLSVAADSLSAIKYAKVSPVRDEDGIAIDFKIKGEYPQFGNNDNRVDDIACDLVERFMKKIQQLRTYRNAVPTQSILTITSNVVYGKKTGNTPDGRRAGAPFGPGANPMHGRDQKGAVASLTSVAKLPFAYAKDGISYTFSIVPNALGKDDEVRKTNLAGLMDGYFHHEANIEGGQHLNVNVMNREMLLDAMENPEKYPQLTIRVSGYAVRFNSLTKEQQQDVITRTFTATM is encoded by the coding sequence ATGTCCAAGTTAAATGAAAAATTCTCTGCTGCATGGCAAGGATTTACTCAGGGGAACTGGCAAAAAGACGTTGATGTACGTGATTTCATTCAAACCAACTATACACCTTATGAAGGTGATGAATCATTTTTAGCAGGTGCAACCAAAGCGACTGATAGCTTGTGGGAAAAAGTGATGCAAGGGATCAAGATCGAAAATCGTACCCATGCGCCTGTAGACTTTGATACTGATGTTGCCGCTACCATTACTTCCCATGATGCCGGTTATATTGAAAAAGAGTTAGAGCAGATTGTCGGTCTACAAACTGACGCGCCACTTAAGCGCGCGCTGATCCCCTTTGGCGGCATTAAAATGGTTGAAGGCTCATGTAAAGCCTACAATCGTGAACTGGATCCGGCTCTGAAAAAAATCTTTACCGAATACCGTAAGACCCACAATCAAGGGGTATTCGATGTTTATACCCCAGACATTATGAAATGCCGCAAATCAGGTATTTTGACCGGACTGCCAGATGCCTACGGTCGGGGCCGGATAATTGGTGATTATCGTCGAGTAGCGCTTTACGGTATTGATTTCTTGCGTGATGACAAGCTAGCACAGTTCAATTCTTTGCAAAGTAAGCTAGAGCAAGGTGAAGAGCTGGAAATGACCATTCAATTACGCGAAGAAATTGCCGAACAACACCGCGCGTTAGGTCAAATGAAAGAGATGGCAGCAAAATATGGCTATGATATTTCAGGTCCGGCAACCAATGCGAAAGAAGCGGTTCAATGGACCTATTTTGCCTATTTAGCCGCGGTTAAATCGCAAAATGGCGCCGCTATGTCTTTTGGCCGTGTTTCTACTTTCCTTGATATTTATATCGAACGCGATCTAAAAGCCGGTCACTTAACCGAGCAACAAGCACAAGAACTGATCGACCATTTAGTCATGAAACTGCGTATGGTGCGTTTCCTGCGTACTCCTGAATATGACGAGTTATTCTCAGGTGATCCTATTTGGGCAACCGAGTCACTCGCCGGTATGGGCGTCGATGGACGAACCCTAGTGACGAAAAATACTTATCGTTTCCTCAATACGCTATATACTATGGGCCCTTCGCCTGAGCCCAATATGACAATTCTTTGGTCAGAGAAGCTGCCACTGAATTTCAAAAAATTTGCCGCCAAAGTTTCTATTGATACTTCTTCGATTCAGAATGAAAACGATGATTTGATGCGGTCCGATTTTGATAATGATGACTATGCTATTGCCTGCTGTGTCAGCCCGATGATCGTCGGTAAACAGATGCAGTTTTTTGGCGCGCGTGCAAACTTAGCCAAAACGTTGCTATATACCATCAACGGCGGTATCGATGAAAAATCTAAGCTACAAGTTGGCCCTAAAATGCCAGCGATTAGCGATGATGTGCTCAATTTTGATGTCGTGATGGACAGAATGGATCACTTCATGGATTGGTTGGCTACCCAATATGTTACCGCTTTGAATATCATTCACTATATGCATGATAAATATAGCTATGAAGCCGCCTTGATGGCGCTGCATGATCGTGATGTTTATCGTACCATGGCGTGTGGTATTGCGGGACTTTCCGTTGCTGCTGACTCACTATCAGCAATTAAATATGCCAAAGTTTCGCCGGTTCGTGATGAAGATGGTATTGCCATTGATTTCAAAATTAAAGGTGAATATCCACAATTTGGTAATAATGATAACCGTGTCGACGATATTGCTTGCGATTTAGTTGAGCGCTTCATGAAAAAGATCCAGCAATTGCGCACTTACCGCAATGCGGTGCCAACTCAATCAATTCTGACCATTACCTCCAATGTGGTCTACGGCAAAAAAACCGGTAATACTCCTGATGGTCGTCGCGCTGGTGCACCTTTTGGCCCAGGCGCTAACCCAATGCATGGCCGTGATCAGAAAGGAGCAGTAGCCTCGCTGACTTCGGTTGCCAAATTGCCGTTCGCTTACGCCAAAGATGGTATCTCTTATACTTTCTCAATTGTGCCTAATGCATTGGGTAAAGATGATGAGGTACGTAAAACCAATCTGGCAGGATTGATGGATGGTTATTTCCACCATGAGGCCAATATTGAAGGTGGTCAACATCTAAACGTTAATGTTATGAATCGTGAAATGCTCTTAGATGCGATGGAAAATCCAGAAAAATATCCTCAACTGACGATTCGTGTTTCCGGTTATGCGGTGCGTTTTAATTCTTTGACCAAAGAACAACAGCAAGATGTTATTACCCGTACATTTACGGCAACTATGTAA